CAGTGTAGCCCACTGAGCGTTTCCGAATTAGTATTACCATACACGTCTGGAATCTGAATTTGTCCAGCTTTCTCATTTTGACGTATTTTTTACTCaatttacaaaaacattaggtacctaagtacctaaatataagatttaggggctgtttcaccatccattgattagtgttaactgacagttaaatgtgatgccgtctctatttattttgttcgaatatacggagacggcatcacatttaaccgtcagttaacactaatcaatcaatggatggtgcaacTGCTCCTTAGCTTCAATGATTTAAAATGATACTTTGTTAGATCAAGCTCCCAAAATTTGATCTTATTGCACTATCTTTAATATCCAAATCCCATTTAACCTGATATTAAAATAgtaagtaaatacctactttaacTAGGTACCCATAGCAAACTtttgtactgtttttttttcagtcacattttcattttttacatCCACAAGTCGACAATTAAGATATATTtgaagaaataacaaaaaatgcttgcatattctttatttttttatcacaagAGGAGAGATGGAATTGGAATAGGAAACTTTGCAATAAAAACAGCATTTTACAAATATTCCAACagggttttatatattttttttggactGCTATAATCACTGTCCTTATACTTAATAGATTCATGCAGCTTCTTTCAACATTGTAACTGATTATGTAATGATGACTTACAAAAAGTAGCAAAACTGGGCCTTATTACACTTGCGATTTGCGGGTGAGTTGAAACTTGAGTGAGGTGAGCGCGCAGCAAGTCCGCTGCGAgagcgtaacgatttcaccgcgagtgCGGAACGATTTCACAGCGAGCGACAAACTGGGACGCGATACTAATTTTCCCTCGAGTACGCAGCAAATACGTTGCGTACTCGAGACGAAATCTTTACGcgcttatttttgaaacatatCTACGAATTATACCATGcaatctctgtttgttttgtccgaataaacagagacagcatcacatttatctgtaacataaaatttatcaacgagTTGTGAAACAGACCCTTTTATTTGTTCAAGAAGGTAATGAATAGTAATTTAAATAAGCGTCGCAAAACACGCACAAAGGTTTTTCTTCCAGCAGTTCTATTCTTGCTAAAATCCCGCATCTTTTACAAGTAAGGTATGTATCACTTTCTATTGGTGTCAAAGTCAGAGcacaaaacatatttaaatgtcCATCAGCACAAGAAAACCCATTGATAACTTTATCACAACATTGACAAGTATACTCATGATCTACTTGCACAGCTTCCATAATATCAGAAGAAACTAAATCTGTTAGCGCAACATTGTGTTTTTGACAGTaatactttatatattttttagttgcCACAAATGTTTCTTCTTTCAAGCCATCTAAACATTCACCATTTTGCACTTTAATATACAAGTCTCTCATGACTTGAATAGCATGCAACGCTAAAATCTTTTCCCTGACAATTTCTAAAGAAGTTTCCGGAAGCCAGCCCTTTGAGCCATTTCTTAGAATCTTATCTAAAGAATTGTACAAAATCAGAAGAATGTGGTACACCTTCATTTTGGCCAAATTGTTAGTGCTATTTGAGTAAAGTTTGAGATAATCTAATGATGGTAAGGTTTTTAACTTCATTGTCTTGTAACGCAACATTTCGATGCAGTCATTGTACTCAGTGAGTCTTTTCTTAGGATTTGTGAGGAGACatgaaatttcattttcatgATTAACATTTTCAGTTAGAAAAACTATGTCCACTGTTATGTTTTCTTTCCTGTACATTAACTTTCTATCTACTAAAGCTAATGCACAAATCATTTTATTATTCGAAAACAGAACACCATATAATTCTTTGTTTGCATAATTTTCCTTGATTAAAACAGGTGTTAAATCAAGTCCTATATTTTCACCAGATATTGTGACTACAACCTTGTATACATTGCTATTTATTGTGGTTACATaaatttctttgttattttcaGATATGCTGGTAATTTTATGGTCATTAATATTGTACAGgcgttcagatattttattacaattgacATCCACAAGCAGAACAAGCAAATGCCTTTGTTTATTGcatattataacaatattatCGCCATTTAAAGAATATTTCATATGTTTTACAACAAATCTGTCCTTAGACGACCACAAAAATTCCACATTAACTAATTTCAAATTGTCGCATTCCCacagatatttgtatacaaaCAACTGGCCAGATTCATTtgccattattaaaaaaaaaacttcatttgaAAGTGGTATCCATTTCATCATAACAATTTCTTCGCTCTTTGTATCAAGCGTTGTCAACAGATCTATATGAACTACTTCAGCTTCACACTTAAGTTTCCAAAAGTGAACATCACCATTTTTCTGTGCTGTTACAAAGTTAAATGCACAGTTATGTTCATTCCCCCAACACATAGCTGTAGTTACCACAGCCGTAACACGTTTTTTGAATTCACCAAAATCCCGGGGCAAACTGTTTGAATTATCTTTAAACTTTTCTTCTATTACCGATGAGATATTGAAGATGCTTTTGAAACCGCAGCTTCTTGGCCCATACAATTCTACATTCCCAACGTTGGTTAATATAGCTAGTATACTTTCGTTGTTGTAAATGAAATCAGGAGGAGACCACTCAAAGGCAATTATACTTGCCAATTCTTCCACCAGTAGAGGGTTATGAGGCCATAAAGAAGGTTGCATTGTCATTTGCTCATATTCAAAATTCTTCATGGGTCGTCGCTTGAATTTGCTTGAAAATAAGCTCGTGGCTGGACAGTGCTTTGGGGAAGGTATGCTAATAACACACCAGTCGATTTGCTTGTCTATACATTGCAAACCATGGGAGAAGTACAAAAGATTCAAACCTTTTTCAGAGCGTACGGTCAAAAACGAATTCTGCCATGAAAACGAAGGTTCCTCGCTCTTGTTGATTACGATTGAACGTTTAGATATTTCATGTAACGGTTTCTGATCCATTTTAATAAAGTTTGAGTTTAACATTCATTTTCaatctataattaaataataattaaaggacAAACTAAGTTTTCCTCATAAGTTCGTTCACAAACTAATCAACCAACCTCAATTTGATACGTCAGTCATCAATCAAGTCAATGTCAATGACTGtcaacaaactttttttagttATACAATTCTTCAGTAATGACAAAGAAGTGCAAGTTGTAagtacagaaagaaagaaagaaaatgtttattctgcaTTTgaacaaagtaacaaaaaaaaggtgGAACAATTAGCTGATTACTCGAGACGAAAGGGACGGTAGCTCAGCAATGctgtgcagggctactacgaaacccgaaactcgaagttcgtgtcatgcgatccctctcgctctcgtattaaatagtataagtgccagagggaccgcacgacacgaacttcgagtttcgagttttgtagtagccctgctgcgctgattttcagctgcaacCAAAATATCTAAGTACAAAAAAAGATACCTATTTGacacatttaaatatttaaacctCTTACGTTATGTGCTGTTGGTAAAGAAATAAGTTCGCCTGCCCCCCCCCCTAACGTCGTCAAGCGACTGATATTTTAGCGTACTTATCCTTTAATTTTAGCTCAAAATTAGCAACAAAAAGCGGTATCATTTACCGTGTGtagttttataaacatttttgccTTTTATGGAACATAGCTGTACACGCTTACATTTCTTCGCCTTTTTTGTATGAAgtagaactaaaaaaaagtcataaattaaatgtcaccacagactactaagagatgtCACTAAATAAATGTCATAACAAACGCATgcacgtttttattttataaaattgtgtCTTCATTTCAGTGATTGAatagtattataatatattgaTACAAATCTTTAAGATGGGTAAGCGTGTGTTTAACGCTAAAGCTAGACAAGTGGTCAAAACAAGTATAGACAACAGTAAAACTAACGAGGTAGGTTTGTTAACTGTTTTAAGTCCCACAttgaaaacataaaattaacgtTTTTACGGATTTTCAGATCAAActtgactttgaaaaaagcgAATATGGTTCCGGCGATGCGAGCAATATCCTTGCTCTGCCGACTAAGAAGCGGCAGACTAAAGTTATCAAAGAGAAGAAAGAAACAACAAGATTCCTTTCAAAACAACAGAGAAAGCGATTAGAGAAAATTGTcgacaagaaaaaaaagaaggaaaATGTAAGTTTAACTAACCTCATTTAACTAactgattaattaattaatttgtggtGCAAGGTCTTGCACCCCGTGTTGTAAAACAAGACTAAGATACACAGAATGAAACCTACAAATGTACCtccctataataataataatgaatccaaataataatatactaatatattaatagtaatatacagattaaaaaaaagcatCCTCTTATCTGCACCCATGGAGGAGGTCcgcattaaattaaatataacttttattatttgtagaggAAAAGCAAACaacttcatttaaatttaactgcaataatatttaaattggaTAGCCACCTCTGCACAGATGAATATCGCAAAATGTGGGGAGGCCCTTGTCCATCAATGGGAAACTACTCCaggcaaattaataataataatatttttgttttatagagATCAGCACTTCTCGAGTCCCTCACACAAGTCCAAGCATCTCTGGATGAAGTAAAACAAATGACTACTATATCCACGGTACAAACCCTTGGCTTGCGCAGACTCACTGAGTTAAAGTCGGCGGTACCTTCACAGAATGCTGACACCAGTGAGAAGAAGTTTAGCAGTGTTGCTGGTAATTTTACTGTCAATCATTTTGAACTTGGTTTTGAAAGATCATAGTCATCACCATTGTTTGTTTCACATAGTTATTCTATACCACTAATACCAGTTTTTTGAAATCAGTTTCATCGTCAAAACTTAACACCTGCAGGGTGCCACGGGCAACTGTGGCGCTCTtataactatattattatttatctgttTTTGTAAGTAGTTTCAATCACCTTTGAACACAGGGTACATATCCAAAATTACCCATTTTTAGATACATAGTTAAAATCTGGCTGTTTAGCTGTCAGTTTAGATTTTCTTTAGAAAATGGTGTAGCACAACTGACAAgcacaaattatgagtgtagaattagaaatcaagtagaattattGACTTAGTAATATACAtatgaatatatttaaaataattacagtaTTTGTAAGTGTACCTATTACTAAACAAAAGTtgatagtcaataaaaaaaaaacaagtcaaaaaaaacaaaagacaatcacTTTGCTGGCCATGGTCAGGCAATGTTGCTTCaaattccattactatcctctaatttgaaattagaacaaaagtttaattgttaacaCTTTTTAATAGTTATGTAAAAGTATGTAGTGTCGTAacaactatatatatttttaagttgacTATGTTTTATAGGAGCAAAAAAACGACTGCGCCTTCTGAAACTAGACAGTgcagataaaaaaaagaaagctaAATATGATCCAAATGTAGTTGGCCTAGAACAATCATCATCTGATGATTCCAGTTCAGAGTCTGAAATTGAAGAACCAGAAGTTGTAGAAGAAAAAAGTGAAATTCCAAATAAAGTTACTGACAAAAATAAAGATGTGATTGAAATCACTGATGAAGATCAAGAGCTGCAGAAAAATGAAAATGCCATTgtaattgaaaaattaaatgaaaagggCATGAAAGTATCAAGAAATCAGAAGGAACAAAGTAAAGTAGAAGTGCCTTTGCCAGTTAAAGAAGAAGTGAAGAAACCAGTATTAGAGCACCCTACAATTGTTATTGAAGTGAAGAGAGATCCTAAAATTCAGGTGGCTAGGCTTAAACTACCTATTTTGGGTGAAGAACAGAGAATTATGGAGCTGGTAAATGAGAATGAGTTTCTTATTGTTGCTGGTGAAACTGGTAGGTATTATGAAATACTAAAAAGTTTGCCTTTAGATAGAGACAAGTGCAAAAGCATGGTTAAATAATTTCTTAAATCAGGCGTAGCGTAGCTTTGCAAGCTTCATTAAATTTACtatcatcaaaaaaaaatgtattaaaaatttacattttaacaATTTCTAGGCAGCGGAAAAACAACTCAAATACCTCAGTTCCTCTACGAGGCAGGTTACTCAGAGCACAAGATGATTGCAGTGACTGAGCCACGGAGAGTGGCCACCGTTGCCATGGCAGCGAGAGTTGGGTATGAACTCGGTCTGAGCAGCAAAGAGGTTTCATATCTCATGCGGTTTGAAGGAAATGTTACTAAGGACACAAAGATCAAGTTCATGACTGATggtgattgttttatttatttaggagtTAGGACcagtctgtgcccagcagtgggacatatattaTACAGCAGCCTATGTAATGTAGTGTAGTGTAATGTAGTGTGTATACAGGCTGCTtgtgacaaatacaaataatttcacCTTTTTTTACCATTTACTTGTTCCTGCCCatgataagaaaataaaatgtcttgTATAGTAAGCTGGATACAATAGCCTGCTATCCATTGAAAACAAATagtactatcatcatcatcatcatcatgtcagccgaaagacgtccactgctggatataggcctcccccaaggctctccactcagaccggtcttgtgctttccgcatccaccgcgatcccgcgatcttaaccaagtcgttgctccatcttgttggaggcctaccgacagctcgtctcccggtccgcggacgccatgaATGGTACTctaaatttttgtaaaaataatatttttgtcttacgattatataattttatatacagatgtgatgaaaaacattgggTGTCTGTCACACGttactggaattacgaacattgactcattaaagccctgaGTCTTTgacttcaggcttctaatagactcttgtTCATAGTTCCTTATTTACCATTTGTAActgtttgttatagcctaaattgaataaagattttttgactttgactttgaccgcACTTTGATAAGACATACACAATATGCTGTTAAGAATATGGTGTACCTCATTCACAATGTTACATTACAGGTGTCCTACTAAAAGAGATTCAAACAGATTTCCTACTGAGTAAATACTCTGTGGTCATCATTGACGAGGCACACGAGCGGAGCGTCTACACAGACATATTGCTGGGTCTCCTGTCACGGATAGTCCCACTCAGAAGGAAGAGGGGGAATCCACTCAGACTCATAGTTATGTCCGCCACACTCAGAATTGAGGACTTTACGGAGAATGCTAGGTTGTTCAAAGAGCCTCCCCCGGTTATAAAGGTAAGTTATAGCAATCATGTATTGAAGGCTGACTGaacgtataggtagtgccacgagagtcaCAGCTACATAAAGAACTGATtgtgattgcataaaaggagaatgaatgaaatgaatgagtgaatggcAAAATCACACTGTCTGTCATTATATAttatgacatgttcttgtgtgcgtgatctcaactctagtggcactacctatatttgatttgataagtCTCATCTGTTAGCCTATATTATGTATTGTCAGAGCAATTTGAGTCTTAATTGTTCTGTTAATGAAGTCGAACCGCCGTCTTGGTGTAAAACAATACACAGGCATTTTATGTGCTATGTTATATAAATCCATCATATTTTTGaggatctaatggtttacacgTGCAAAGCTTagtgagatatttttttttagaattttgtttttttctttcacaGATTGACGCCAGGCAGTTTCCAGTAACGGTGCACTTCAACAAGAATACTTATAGCGATTATTTGAAAGAAGCGTTTAAAAAGACGGTCAAAATTCACACGCGACTGCCTGAGGGAGGGATCTTGATTTTCGTGACGGGCCAGCAAGAGGTAACATGTCTAAAATGactttctttttagggttccgttgccaaatgtcaaaaaacggaacccttatgtatttgtcatgtctgtctgtctgtctgtccctccgtatgtcacagacacttttttccgaaactataagaactatactgttgaaacttggtaagtagatgtattctgtgaaccgcattaagattttcacacaaaaacagaaaaaaaacaatacatttttgggggctagaactgaaactcaaaattttttttttcatcaaacccatacatGTGGGGTAccataggtcttcaaaaatgatattgaggtttctaatatcattttttttctaaactgaatagttggcgcgagagacacttccaaagtggtaaaatgtgtgtcccccttctgttacttctaaaataagagattgataaaagtaaaaaaaattatatgatgtacttaccatgcaaacttccaccgaaaattggtttgaacgagatctagtaaccgcaatttacctttcattcaatcaactcaaatataaaaataaaaaaaaattgtgtacgGAACCGAAATTGAACGGAAATtgtgtgcgcgagtccgactcgcacttgcccggttttttataaaatagaaaTTCAATGAGGCATCTCATAGATATTTTTAGTTCAATTGCCCTAAACTATAGTGCCCGTACGAAGCCGGGGTGTGATGCAAATATATGTATCATTTGTGGGGTATTTAACATTGTAGTTGTTGGAGTGTATTTATAGTTTTATCTGCACTATGTGGGATACTCTACTTATCTGTCTAATTTGTAACCTGACCCAGAGAgtgccaagatacag
The sequence above is a segment of the Choristoneura fumiferana chromosome 9, NRCan_CFum_1, whole genome shotgun sequence genome. Coding sequences within it:
- the LOC141430811 gene encoding uncharacterized protein translates to MLNSNFIKMDQKPLHEISKRSIVINKSEEPSFSWQNSFLTVRSEKGLNLLYFSHGLQCIDKQIDWCVISIPSPKHCPATSLFSSKFKRRPMKNFEYEQMTMQPSLWPHNPLLVEELASIIAFEWSPPDFIYNNESILAILTNVGNVELYGPRSCGFKSIFNISSVIEEKFKDNSNSLPRDFGEFKKRVTAVVTTAMCWGNEHNCAFNFVTAQKNGDVHFWKLKCEAEVVHIDLLTTLDTKSEEIVMMKWIPLSNEVFFLIMANESGQLFVYKYLWECDNLKLVNVEFLWSSKDRFVVKHMKYSLNGDNIVIICNKQRHLLVLLVDVNCNKISERLYNINDHKITSISENNKEIYVTTINSNVYKVVVTISGENIGLDLTPVLIKENYANKELYGVLFSNNKMICALALVDRKLMYRKENITVDIVFLTENVNHENEISCLLTNPKKRLTEYNDCIEMLRYKTMKLKTLPSLDYLKLYSNSTNNLAKMKVYHILLILYNSLDKILRNGSKGWLPETSLEIVREKILALHAIQVMRDLYIKVQNGECLDGLKEETFVATKKYIKYYCQKHNVALTDLVSSDIMEAVQVDHEYTCQCCDKVINGFSCADGHLNMFCALTLTPIESDTYLTCKRCGILARIELLEEKPLCVFCDAYLNYYSLPS